One part of the Desulfonema ishimotonii genome encodes these proteins:
- a CDS encoding DUF4124 domain-containing protein: MKSYTIIIAFIFLCVGSTLLRADVIYTWQDDNGVIHFTNIQPPETPAQVSKYLEVSYKSREEPYETEVEEAATDDSLPEAAELPQPVVRQEETDTDAEAPEGEIGIEPAVYDVETDVAEVAEIDSDNTLQTANSVGIYYNDRYGYGGYVYYDTHRRRYYRPHGKYRYYRPHKKHRYYKHRRYRHKKYYPGTLHKPRYRKPYKHAPHYRKPHYDKKPRVIRPGVHRHGRHPRPGFGIGIRIKHRR; encoded by the coding sequence ATGAAATCTTATACTATTATCATCGCCTTTATATTCCTCTGTGTCGGGAGTACCCTGCTCCGCGCCGATGTCATTTATACCTGGCAGGATGATAACGGGGTGATTCATTTTACCAACATTCAGCCGCCGGAGACCCCGGCGCAGGTGTCCAAATATCTGGAAGTTTCCTATAAATCCCGTGAAGAGCCGTATGAAACCGAAGTTGAAGAGGCTGCAACAGATGACAGCCTTCCGGAAGCCGCTGAGCTTCCGCAACCGGTTGTCCGGCAGGAAGAGACGGACACAGACGCTGAAGCCCCCGAAGGCGAGATCGGTATTGAACCCGCAGTTTACGACGTTGAAACGGATGTGGCTGAGGTTGCGGAAATTGACAGCGACAACACGCTCCAAACCGCGAACTCCGTGGGCATTTACTACAACGACCGATATGGTTACGGCGGATATGTCTATTATGACACGCATCGCAGGCGTTATTACAGGCCTCATGGAAAATACCGCTACTACAGGCCCCATAAAAAACACCGCTATTACAAGCATCGGCGGTACCGGCACAAAAAATATTATCCGGGCACACTCCACAAACCCCGTTACCGAAAGCCCTACAAACATGCTCCGCATTACAGAAAACCGCACTACGATAAAAAGCCCCGTGTCATTCGCCCCGGAGTCCATCGTCATGGCCGTCACCCGCGCCCCGGTTTCGGAATCGGAATTCGCATAAAACACAGGCGATAG
- a CDS encoding rhodanese-like domain-containing protein produces the protein MAYPGFETISPDQLRDYMARHREKEYLLIDVRQPGEYIEAHIPGSRLIPLMELQHNPFDLPSDREMVFYCHSGGRSLMAADLAAEAEVTEKAIYNLSGGIMAWDGRTLADYPKVRVFDKSQSLPDLLMTAMDLEKGAYRFYTYVLEKYGQESFAGTMDQLSKAETAHAKSIYRFWEKSVDDPQPFEALFEALAGEILEGGESVGEMLDRVENIEGNLCLNLMELALHIEYSAFDLYRTMAEQADSEAAKTVFLNIAQAEKAHMRVLGRAITECPGV, from the coding sequence ATGGCGTATCCCGGATTTGAAACCATCTCCCCGGATCAGCTCAGAGACTACATGGCCCGGCACAGGGAAAAGGAGTATCTGCTCATCGACGTAAGACAGCCGGGCGAATACATTGAAGCCCATATCCCCGGTTCCCGGCTCATCCCGCTGATGGAACTCCAGCACAACCCCTTTGATCTGCCCTCGGACCGGGAAATGGTCTTCTACTGCCACAGCGGGGGACGTTCCCTGATGGCGGCGGATCTGGCTGCGGAAGCCGAAGTCACGGAAAAGGCGATCTACAATCTCAGCGGGGGCATCATGGCCTGGGACGGCAGGACGCTGGCCGACTACCCGAAGGTCCGGGTGTTTGACAAATCCCAAAGCCTTCCGGATCTGCTGATGACAGCGATGGATCTGGAAAAGGGGGCATACCGGTTTTACACTTACGTGCTTGAAAAATACGGGCAGGAGTCGTTTGCCGGGACAATGGACCAGTTGTCCAAGGCTGAAACCGCCCATGCGAAATCCATTTACAGATTCTGGGAAAAAAGTGTGGATGACCCGCAGCCTTTTGAGGCGTTGTTTGAAGCGCTGGCCGGAGAGATTCTGGAAGGCGGGGAAAGCGTCGGGGAGATGCTGGACCGTGTGGAGAATATCGAGGGAAACCTCTGCCTGAACCTCATGGAACTGGCGCTGCACATCGAATATTCGGCCTTTGATCTCTATCGGACAATGGCGGAGCAGGCCGACAGCGAGGCTGCCAAAACGGTTTTCCTGAATATCGCCCAGGCGGAAAAAGCCCACATGCGGGTTCTGGGCAGGGCGATTACCGAATGCCCCGGCGTGTGA
- a CDS encoding thioredoxin domain-containing protein yields MPTNHLIHEKSPYLLQHAHNPVDWHAWSDTAFAQARAEDKPIFLSVGYATCHWCHVMERESFEDAEAAAYLNETFICIKVDREERPDIDAVYMAACQMLTGRGGWPLSIFMTPDKTPFFAATYIPKRARFGQGGLIDLCKHVRNLWQSDRQRVTDSAVSVAEHLGKAFEFSGAEPVTEPILNHACAQLTQMFDGQYGGFEPAPKFPTPHRLMFLLRHHHRTGDAKALEMVRKTLSAMRRGGIWDHVGFGFHRYSTDSQWLLPHFEKMLYDQALLALVYLEGWQVTGDPVCARTAREIFTYVLRDMTSETGGFYAAEDADSEGEEGKFYIWTTNGLREVLGTEAAELWSGIFNFSPDGNFSDEATGQKSGVNIPHLTRAFADWAETLNTEPDELEARWEAARRKLFRARARRVHPLKDDKILTDWNGLMIAALAVGARVLDQPEYARAARKAARFIEERLTDKTGRLLHRFRDGESGIAAHADDYAFLIRGLLELYRTTFDPADLKRAAALQKQMLDDFWDSENGGFFLTAEGMRELPVRPREVYDGATPSANSVSLLNLLHLGRLTGDTGWDECAGELSRAFSGTVKSQPSAFTFFLMGGDFALAETQEIVIVGDPEADDTRQMIAGLNRHFSPRQVVLLRSPENGNTLASVAGFTGSLRPVDGKATAYVCTDFACSRPVTDAEALLRQVSRKHKI; encoded by the coding sequence ATGCCAACCAATCATCTGATTCACGAAAAAAGCCCGTATCTCCTTCAGCACGCCCATAATCCTGTGGACTGGCACGCCTGGTCTGATACGGCCTTCGCACAGGCCAGAGCCGAGGACAAACCCATATTTCTCTCCGTCGGATATGCCACCTGCCACTGGTGCCATGTGATGGAGAGAGAATCCTTTGAGGATGCCGAGGCGGCGGCATATCTGAACGAGACCTTTATCTGCATCAAGGTGGACCGGGAGGAGCGGCCCGATATCGACGCCGTCTACATGGCCGCATGCCAGATGCTCACCGGCCGGGGCGGATGGCCCCTGTCCATCTTCATGACGCCGGACAAAACCCCCTTTTTCGCAGCCACATACATTCCCAAACGCGCCCGCTTCGGACAGGGGGGGCTGATTGACCTGTGCAAACATGTCAGAAACCTGTGGCAATCCGACCGGCAGCGGGTGACGGATTCGGCGGTCAGCGTGGCGGAACATCTTGGCAAGGCCTTTGAATTCAGCGGGGCCGAACCCGTCACCGAACCCATCCTCAACCACGCCTGTGCCCAACTGACGCAGATGTTTGACGGTCAATACGGCGGTTTTGAACCTGCGCCCAAATTCCCGACGCCCCATCGCCTGATGTTCCTGCTGCGCCACCATCACCGGACCGGCGATGCCAAGGCGCTGGAAATGGTGCGGAAAACCCTGTCCGCCATGCGCAGGGGCGGGATCTGGGACCATGTGGGGTTCGGCTTTCACCGCTATTCCACGGACAGCCAATGGCTCCTTCCGCATTTCGAAAAGATGCTCTACGATCAGGCACTGCTGGCGCTGGTGTATCTGGAAGGCTGGCAGGTGACGGGTGATCCGGTCTGCGCCCGGACAGCCCGGGAGATCTTCACCTATGTGCTTCGCGACATGACCTCTGAGACGGGCGGTTTTTACGCAGCGGAAGATGCGGACAGCGAGGGCGAAGAGGGGAAGTTTTATATATGGACAACAAACGGGCTTCGGGAGGTACTCGGAACGGAAGCGGCGGAACTCTGGTCCGGAATATTCAATTTCAGCCCGGACGGCAATTTTTCCGACGAAGCCACGGGTCAGAAATCCGGGGTGAACATCCCCCACCTCACCCGCGCCTTTGCAGACTGGGCGGAAACGCTGAATACGGAGCCGGATGAACTTGAAGCCCGCTGGGAAGCGGCCCGCCGGAAACTGTTCCGGGCCAGGGCGCGCCGGGTTCATCCGCTGAAAGACGATAAAATACTGACCGATTGGAACGGGCTGATGATTGCGGCCCTGGCCGTGGGCGCCCGCGTTCTGGATCAGCCGGAATATGCCCGTGCCGCCCGAAAGGCCGCACGTTTCATTGAAGAGCGGCTGACGGACAAAACGGGACGGCTCCTGCACCGCTTCCGGGACGGCGAGAGCGGGATTGCGGCCCATGCGGATGATTATGCGTTTCTGATCCGGGGCCTGCTGGAGCTGTACCGCACCACCTTTGATCCGGCGGACCTGAAGCGGGCTGCCGCGTTGCAGAAACAGATGCTTGACGATTTCTGGGACAGCGAAAACGGCGGCTTTTTCCTAACTGCCGAGGGAATGCGGGAGCTGCCGGTCCGGCCCAGAGAGGTGTACGACGGCGCAACCCCCTCGGCCAACTCGGTTTCGCTGCTCAATCTGCTGCATCTGGGCAGACTGACCGGTGACACCGGCTGGGATGAATGCGCCGGGGAACTCTCGCGGGCCTTTTCGGGCACGGTCAAATCCCAGCCGTCCGCCTTCACCTTCTTCCTCATGGGGGGCGATTTCGCACTGGCGGAGACGCAGGAAATCGTGATTGTCGGCGACCCGGAGGCAGATGATACGCGGCAGATGATCGCAGGCCTGAACCGGCATTTCTCACCCCGGCAGGTGGTGCTGCTCAGGTCGCCGGAAAACGGAAACACGCTGGCATCCGTTGCCGGTTTTACCGGATCGCTGCGTCCGGTGGACGGAAAAGCAACGGCCTACGTCTGTACCGATTTCGCCTGCAGCCGGCCGGTGACCGATGCGGAAGCGTTGCTCAGACAGGTCAGTCGAAAACATAAAATCTGA